Proteins found in one Bicyclus anynana chromosome 24, ilBicAnyn1.1, whole genome shotgun sequence genomic segment:
- the LOC112053316 gene encoding homeobox protein bagpipe-like has translation MESKVKSFMDIKTMQDCEKTNLSLSTPFSINDILTKENESKCEFENRMFSGAFGGKINFLNKQGGFSKEDSYANKEVLEKSMKYYDDCSYRDYADDGALDMSRKNSFPVTELSDDYDSRSSTTGSPVRRSSPHSDQPYKPFISYDKCPTPPLTDQTRLMTSYPPIEYAQSNGRKKRSRAAFSHAQVYELERRFSQQRYLSGPERADLAASLKLTETQVKIWFQNRRYKTKRKQLQMQESGLLAAAAAVNHARKVAVKVLVNNNGQPNLADLKPYQSPMLGKPVNPALFAPPNLLEGSPILKHFAGVYGVDFGKNPEYKALLQESYNQAVLQSLYGPHLGVNYPNLPLPYMYYPGHPALGIPLSCEVDNRMQDNDSSKDFEVKNEKMVDKSKKLVDLNENSSESMASNIEVEN, from the exons ATGGAATCTAAAGTTAAAAGTTTTATGGACATAAAAACAATGCAGGACTGTGAAAAGACCAATTTAAGTTTGTCGACAccattttcaataaatgacATTCTGACCAAAGAGAATGAGTCGAAGTGCGAATTTGAAAATCGAATGTTTTCGGGCGCGTTCGGCGGGAagattaactttttaaataaacaaggaGGATTCAGCAAAGAGGATAGTTATGCGAACAAGGAGGTTCTGGAAAAGAGTATGAAGTATTACGACGATTGCAGTTATCGTGATTATGCCGACGATGGTGCTTTGGACATGTCGAGGAAAAACAGTTTTCCAGTCACGGAATTGTCAG ATGACTACGACTCCCGTTCCTCAACCACCGGCTCCCCAGTCAGAAGGAGTTCCCCCCACTCAGACCAGCCGTACAAGCCGTTCATCAGCTACGACAAATGCCCCACGCCTCCCCTCACAGACCAGACCAGACTGATGACGTCATACCCCCCGATAGAGTACGCGCAGAGCAATGGCAGGAAGAAACGGTCTAGAGCAGCTTTCTCTCACGCGCAAGTCTACGAATTGGAACGGCGATTTAGTCAACAGAG GTACTTATCAGGACCCGAAAGAGCCGACTTAGCAGCTAGCCTAAAGCTAACAGAGACCCAAGTGAAGATATGGTTCCAGAACAGACGGTACAAGACGAAACGGAAACAACTGCAAATGCAAGAGAGCGGCTTGCTAGCTGCCGCTGCCGCCGTCAACCACGCGAGAAAAGTCGCAGTCAAAGTACTAGTCAATAACAATGGACAACCCAACTTGGCAGATCTAAAACCTTACCAATCACCCATGTTAGGGAAACCTGTTAACCCAGCGTTATTTGCCCCACCAAACCTTCTAGAAGGTTCCCCAATTTTGAAACACTTTGCAGGTGTTTATGGTGTGGATTTTGGAAAAAATCCTGAATACAAAGCGTTATTGCAAGAGTCGTATAATCAGGCTGTTTTGCAGTCTTTGTATGGTCCCCATTTAGGGGTGAATTATCccaatctacccctaccctatatgTACTATCCCGGTCATCCAGCGTTAGGAATACCTTTATCTTGTGAAGTTGATAACAGGATGCAGGATAATGATAGTTCGAaagattttgaagtcaaaaATGAGAAAATGGTTGACAAAAGCAAAAAACTGGTTGACTTAAATGAAAATAGTAGTGAAAGTATGGCGAGCAATATTGAAGTAGagaattag